From a region of the uncultured Desulfovibrio sp. genome:
- a CDS encoding desulfoferrodoxin, translating to MPTQLEVYKCTHCGNIVEVLHGGGADIVCCGDPMKLMVEGATDGALEKHVPVIEKVEGGYMVKVGSVAHPMEEKHYIEWIELLADGRSYTKFLKPGDAPEAFFAIDAAKVTAREYCNLHGHWKAEN from the coding sequence ATGCCCACGCAACTCGAAGTGTATAAGTGTACCCACTGCGGCAATATCGTTGAAGTTCTCCACGGCGGCGGCGCAGACATCGTCTGCTGTGGCGACCCCATGAAGCTGATGGTCGAAGGCGCAACTGACGGCGCGCTTGAAAAGCACGTGCCTGTTATTGAAAAGGTTGAAGGCGGCTACATGGTCAAGGTCGGCAGCGTTGCCCACCCCATGGAAGAAAAGCACTACATTGAATGGATCGAGCTGCTGGCCGACGGCAGGAGCTACACCAAGTTCCTGAAGCCCGGCGATGCGCCCGAAGCCTTCTTTGCCATTGACGCTGCCAAGGTTACCGCCCGTGAATACTGCAATCTACACGGTCACTGGAAGGCGGAAAACTAG
- a CDS encoding phosphodiester glycosidase family protein has protein sequence MNTRQFFFIATDAIRPAWRVIRSLPTTWLAALIVCCTVAMPRPGLAAPDQQGNQSPGAVLPAEGHASVLPAAPALLAADSHAMQPADAAAAKGGVDAQGRADWRELEPGLLFGEFQLDEGDARLTVLRIDPAAFDFTLCSRSQDGGPSRQLNQWGEQYNLVAAINASMYLPDAATSTGYMRQGSHVNNGRVVQRFGAFFVAGPDEPTLPKAAILDRDSPLWRQQMDHYDLVIQNYRMINADRRILWSPGGPHYSISAVAQDGDGQILFMHCRQPVEAYSFAQQVLHLPLNVRTVMYVEGGGQAGLLVRSAALTRELVGLSPSGLLVTGDLRAVLPNVLGARRKNAEGNFGGADTKPAASVETPAPPASAPAPAANADQAQPATDAPAQPSQTNPSGQAPSDTTPDVAAPTKPAAASDAVAAPANATQPAQAQGAATSAPAAPEAPKVSPLESAPPDAPLTVPGTSLAHPPSGPEGASLPKRANK, from the coding sequence GTTGCACCGTAGCCATGCCCCGGCCCGGCCTTGCCGCGCCAGACCAGCAGGGCAATCAGTCCCCCGGCGCGGTATTGCCCGCCGAGGGGCACGCGTCTGTGCTGCCTGCCGCCCCGGCATTGCTTGCCGCTGACTCCCACGCCATGCAGCCCGCTGACGCCGCAGCCGCCAAAGGCGGCGTGGACGCTCAGGGCCGTGCCGACTGGCGGGAGCTTGAACCGGGTCTTCTGTTTGGCGAATTTCAGCTCGACGAAGGCGATGCCCGCCTCACCGTCCTGCGTATTGACCCTGCCGCATTTGACTTTACCCTCTGCTCCCGCTCGCAAGATGGCGGCCCCTCCCGCCAGCTGAACCAGTGGGGAGAACAGTACAACCTTGTTGCGGCCATCAATGCCAGCATGTACCTGCCTGACGCTGCCACCAGCACAGGCTACATGCGTCAGGGTTCGCATGTGAACAACGGGCGCGTGGTGCAGCGTTTCGGCGCCTTTTTTGTGGCCGGGCCGGACGAACCTACGCTGCCCAAGGCAGCCATTCTTGACCGCGATAGCCCCCTGTGGCGGCAGCAGATGGATCATTATGATCTTGTGATTCAAAACTACCGCATGATCAATGCCGACAGGCGCATCCTCTGGTCGCCCGGCGGCCCGCACTACTCCATTTCCGCAGTGGCGCAGGACGGTGATGGGCAGATTCTCTTTATGCACTGCCGCCAGCCCGTGGAGGCCTATTCCTTTGCGCAGCAGGTCTTGCACCTGCCCCTCAACGTGCGCACCGTCATGTATGTGGAAGGCGGGGGTCAGGCTGGCCTGCTGGTCCGTTCCGCAGCGCTGACCCGCGAGCTTGTGGGCCTGAGCCCCAGCGGCCTGCTGGTGACTGGCGATCTGCGGGCGGTGCTGCCCAATGTGCTTGGCGCGCGCCGCAAAAATGCTGAGGGAAACTTCGGCGGCGCGGACACAAAGCCCGCAGCATCTGTGGAAACGCCAGCGCCTCCCGCTTCTGCGCCTGCACCCGCAGCAAATGCGGATCAGGCCCAGCCCGCAACCGACGCGCCTGCGCAACCGTCACAGACCAATCCCTCCGGGCAAGCTCCTTCAGACACAACACCCGACGTGGCTGCACCCACCAAGCCAGCAGCCGCCTCTGATGCGGTGGCGGCTCCGGCAAACGCAACACAGCCTGCGCAAGCCCAGGGCGCAGCAACAAGCGCCCCTGCCGCGCCTGAAGCACCCAAGGTTTCCCCGCTAGAATCGGCTCCCCCTGATGCCCCGCTCACAGTACCGGGAACGTCCCTTGCCCATCCCCCATCTGGCCCTGAAGGCGCAAGCTTGCCGAAGAGGGCGAACAAGTAG
- a CDS encoding rubredoxin — translation MQKYVCGVCGYEYDPAENDNVPFEDLPDDWTCPVCGVGKDQFTPA, via the coding sequence ATGCAAAAGTATGTTTGCGGCGTTTGCGGCTACGAATACGACCCCGCTGAAAACGACAACGTGCCTTTTGAAGATCTGCCCGATGACTGGACCTGCCCCGTTTGCGGCGTGGGTAAAGACCAGTTCACCCCTGCCTAA